From the genome of Miscanthus floridulus cultivar M001 chromosome 10, ASM1932011v1, whole genome shotgun sequence, one region includes:
- the LOC136486457 gene encoding uncharacterized protein, which produces MADPIRPLRLGTIVWFGSLEFMSLGHEYDMVLLAPRAPPSNDEVTPRQPRRRRRPGSRSRRARQARRNECHPDATRTRGGTPLPADVLRPAVGTGSLAGDLSGLSLDKGKSPVARGDAQSSSSTPPLPEGSTPAGQNMETAPSSYPFGLRDAAASYAYAYTAAHEHPSERRQRFALDLSTHFDSSDEDEAWPGVDFSELHNPGALRQFLAASDYCLGYSDSDDEGTYDPSRECFHVGLGMPRAGEEDEGTGNHPPPQARAGDATPPRLVAPAARNENPVRGGHRRPDLEQLHELQAKVEQDRLLLQQLRDSLEQEQQGRGEGGGARGRARDVHHRINDNEGGEPPPIFNRASQNVAAAAMLVRAMPEPSTTEGRRVREELRDLLETAAVQQAESSASRRRGGTSEQPTARPRRGQDASVRPEPARAPAANEAPSVRDRPGDQHEAQGDHEVVGRRRRRGDGAARGYHPHRGGRYDSEEDRSPSPEPPGPRVFSRAIRNAHFPARFRQPANLTKYSGETNPELWLADYRLACQLGGAEDDLLIIRNLPLFLSDSARAWLEHLPPAQIHDWRDLVRVFVGNFQGTYVRPGNSWDLKGCRQKPDESLRDFIRRFSKKCTELPRVGDSEIVQAFLSGTSCRDLVRELGRNVPTTAAALLDIATNFASGEEAVGAIFPNNDAKGKQKDEAPEASPARVPKKKKKGRPGKQEVFEAVHVAATDRRNPRGPRGPGLFDDMLKKPCPYHQGPVKHALEECTMLRRYYARLGLPNDDEARKRGADERDGDKDDGFPEVHNAFMIFGGPSACLTARQRKRERREVFSVKVATPRYLDWSREAITFDRDDHPDYVPNPGQYPLVVDPIVGNTRLTKVLMDGGSGLNILYVNTLELLELDHSRLRGGSAPFHGVVPGKRTRPLGRIDLPVCFGTPSNYRKEVLTFEVVGFKGAYHAILGRPCYAKFMAVPNYTYLKLKMPGPNGIITVESTYEHAYDCDVECIEYAEAVVEAETLIADLDQLDSEVPDTKRRAGTFEPAEAVKLVPVDPADPDGRGLKISTTLDSK; this is translated from the coding sequence cacgacgcaatgaatgccaccccgacgctacgcgaacccggggcggcacgccactccccgccgacgtcctacgaccagctgttggtacggggtccctggctggggacctgtctggcctgagcctggacaaaggaaaatcgccggtggctcgcggcgacgCCCAGTCGTCTAGTTctactccaccactccctgaagggtcgaccccggcggggcagaatatggagacggcaccgtcctcatacccctttgggttgcgggatgccgccgcctcttatgcctacgcctacactgccgctcacgagcacccctcggaacgccgccagcgcttcgctctcgacctgagcacccacttcgactcctcggacgaggacgaggcatggcccggggtggatttctccgaactccacaaccccggggcgttgcgccaattcttggccgcaagcgactactgcctcggctattccgactccgacgacgaagggacttacgatccatctcgcgagtgcttccacgtcgggctcgggatgccaagggcgggcgaagaagaCGAAGGGACAGGCAACCATCCCCCACCCCAGGCAAGGGCGGGCGATGCCACGCCTCCGCGTCTCGTAGCCCCGGCGGCGCGAAACGAGAACCCCGTCCgcggggggcatcgacgcccagacctggagcagctccacgagcttcaagccaaggtcgaacaagaccgactcctcctgcagcagcttcgggactctctcgagcaggagcagcaagggcgcggtgagggcggaggggcccgagggagggcccgcgacgtccatcaccgcatcaacgacaacgaggggggagagccgcccccaatctttaatcgggctagccagaatgtcgcagcggccgcgatgctggtccgagcaatgcccgagccctccaccaccgaggggcgacgggtccgcgaagagctccgtgacctcctcgagaccgctgcggtacagcaggccgaaagttccgcctcccgccggcgcggaggcacttcggagcaacccacggcgcgacctcgccggggccaagatgcctcggtccgtcccgagcccgctcgcgcgccggCGGCCAAcgaggccccctcggtgcgcgatcgacctggagaccagcacgaggcacaaggcgaccacgaagtagttggcagacgacggcgccgcggcgacggagccgcccggggctaccacccacatcgaggcggtcgctacgacagtgaagaggaccgcagtccttctcccgagccgccgggccctcgggtctttagcagagccattcgcaacgctcacttcccagcccggttccggcaacctgccaacctcacgaagtatagcggcgagacgaaccccgagctatggctggccgattatcgtctggcttgtcagctaggcggggcggaggatgacctgctcatcatccgcaacctccctttgttcttatcagactcggcacgagcctggctcgaacaccttcctcccgcacagatccacgactggcgcgacttggtgagggtcttcgtcgggaatttccagggcacctatgtgcgcccggggaactcctgggacctcaaaggttgccgccagaagccagacgaatctcttcgagatttcatccggcgcttctccaagaaatgcaccgagttgccccgcgtcggtgactcggaaatcgtccaagcgttcctctctggcacctcctgccgggacctggtccgagaattgggccggaacgtaccaaccacagcggccgcactcctcgacatcgccaccaacttcgcctcgggcgaagaagcggttggggccatcttccccaacaacgacgccaaggggaagcagaaggacgaggcccccgaggcctcgcccgcccgcgtccccaagaaaaagaagaagggtcgcccagggaagcaggaggtcttcgaggccgtccatgtcgccgcgacagatcgcaggaatccccgaggcccccggggccccgggctatttgacgacatgctgaaaaagccctgcccttaccatcaaggtccggtgaagcatgccctcgaggagtgcaccatgctccggcgttactacgccaggcttgggctccccaacGACGACGAAGCCAGGAAAAGGGGGGCCGACGAaagggacggcgataaagatgatgggttccccgaggtacacaacgccttcatgatctttggcggaccctcggcatgcctcacggcgcgccaacgaaagagggaacgccgggaggtcttctcggtcaaggtggccaccccccggtacctcgattggtctcgggaggcaatcacctttgatcgggatgaccaccccgattatgttccaaaccccgggcagtacccgcttgtcgtcgacccgatcgtcggcaacacccggctcaccaaagttctcatggacggaggcagcggcctcaacatcctctacgtcaacactctggagctcctggagctcgaccattcacggctccgaggcggttccgcacccttccacggcgtcgtaccgggaaagcgcacacgacccctcgggcgcatcgacttacccgtctgcttcggcactccctccaactaccgcaaggaggtcctcaccttcgaggtggttggattcaagggggcttaccacgccatcttggggcgcccgtgctacgccaagttcatggcggtccccaactacacctacctcaagctcaagatgccaggccccaacggcatcatcaccgtcgagtccacgtacgaacatgcatacgactgcgacgtcgagtgcatcgagtacgccgaggccgtcgtggaggccgagaccctcatcgccgatctcgaccagcttgatagcgaggttcccgacaccaagcggcgcgccgggaccttcgaacccgcggaggccgtcaagctcgtccccgtcgatCCCGCCGACCCCGACGGCCGAGGTCTGAAgatcagcaccaccctcgacagcaaatag